One Methanosphaera sp. WGK6 DNA window includes the following coding sequences:
- a CDS encoding DUF308 domain-containing protein, giving the protein MNLPKFNDNNKQGLIMILLGIIAFLFPVTSIKTVGIIMGLLFLIIAVILFISGVTEIIVSRVLASASIILALLCIIFSWILIFNPAVVSAIISFIIYLLGILMIIFGIFNLITGQFFKPFSMMGLTSMIFGILFIILGVFLRNPLYLGIVVGIWLIISGILSIFGDNDVNYIDV; this is encoded by the coding sequence ATGAATTTACCTAAATTTAATGATAATAATAAGCAGGGTCTTATAATGATTTTACTAGGTATAATAGCATTTTTATTTCCAGTAACTTCAATTAAAACTGTTGGTATAATTATGGGATTATTATTTTTAATTATTGCAGTAATTCTATTTATATCCGGTGTAACTGAAATTATTGTTAGCCGTGTTTTAGCATCTGCTTCTATTATCTTAGCATTGCTATGTATAATTTTTAGTTGGATACTGATATTTAATCCTGCCGTGGTTTCTGCAATTATAAGTTTTATAATATATCTTTTAGGTATTTTAATGATTATATTTGGAATATTTAATTTAATTACAGGACAATTCTTTAAACCATTTAGTATGATGGGTTTAACATCAATGATATTTGGTATTTTATTTATTATTCTTGGAGTTTTCCTTAGAAATCCTCTATATCTTGGTATTGTTGTAGGTATATGGTTAATTATATCAGGAATTCTCTCAATTTTTGGAGATAATGATGTGAATTATATTGATGTCTAA